A window of Centropristis striata isolate RG_2023a ecotype Rhode Island chromosome 13, C.striata_1.0, whole genome shotgun sequence genomic DNA:
agcgaACTTCGTGGCTTAGTattaagctaagtagcttgcttaattaactactaagctaacttcttggctaagtatttagctaagtagcttgctaagttaactacttagctaacttcgtggcttagtatttagctaagtagcttgctaagataactacttagctaacttcttggcttagtatttagctaagtagcttgctaagctaacttcttcttagctaatttcttggctaagtagttagctatgcaataatacaaaaactttttttcttcataaagtatgagaagcaaaatggaaataatgatctgttgttatcaaaaacgagatatttaaagaatacttggaatattcaatcattaaataagttgatatcaaaagcattaaataacatggggaatgaatgagggtcattttggacccatgttgtgcatcaaagggttaatagttAATAGAGGACTATCTACTCGTAGCAGAAATTTCCTCTTCCTAATACTGGATATGTGACTACTAGATTAATGACAGCTTGGAGCCCAACCCCaagtcttattttttgtcttgtatGTATTATTGAGAAACTACAATAACAGTCAAGTCTATTTACCATTAATAAATATTCAACCAACAACAAGCATAGAGTCTGCTCAACATGGGGGTCACTTCCATCGTGCACACACACGAGGAAAGTCAGGGAGGGCTGTTcgtttccataaaagcccaaattaaCACGCCGAGACTCCTCTGCATATTAAACTGGAAATGACAGCGCTGTTTTTAACATTGCTTGAGAGACAGCCAGAACCGTCGGTGGCTCTGCCTGAGTGAATCACCCCTCGAGGTGAGATGTTCAGGGCCCAGACTCTGACTGGATGTCTCTGCTTTCCGGAAAACGACTCCCAATGGACAAAGACGCAGCTGTTCAAAGCTCCTCACCATTGGCAACGGAGAACGCCCATAAAGAAATCAATGTCAACAGGCATTTGAAGCTTCACCAAGGATTCATCTAGTTGCCAGTTTATTCTTAAATGCCGTGGCTTGTAAAAGTCAAAGATACATGGTGGCAATATCCTATTATCAGTCTGTGAGTCAGTCTCTTACAgtagctgattttttttttttttgcatggagGAAACATCTGTTTGATGCTGGTCGCTGCTTTGTGAATACTTTATTGAACATGAGAGGCTGTCAAGCACGCATctgctgtttgcttttccacctTGCTAGCGAACCACTTTGTTATCACTCAAAGCTAGCTAAACTGCCACCCATGTGCTCTCCAGGCGTGTTGACATTTTCAAGCCTCAAAGAGTCCCAAAGCTGGTCACCAAGGAGACAATGCCCGAATATGTTCCCCCGACAACAACAGAAGGTAGGTGGGGGCGGCTGCTGGTGGCTGTGGACTCAAGAGGAAATACAGATGGGTTTCCCGTTTTTGTCGTACTGGTACACTAGCATCTTGATGCAGTGGGAGTTGGCTGGTGAGATCCAAGGGCTGCTTGTGATAGAAAAGTTGTGGCTGGCGTAGAACGGCGGCGCTTGCTTCCGGCAGTGGACCAGAGCGCGCAGCACGTTGGCCGCCATGCCCCGGAAACGCTTGCTGATGAAGCAGTAGAGGAAGAAGTTGACCCCGGTGTTGAGCAACGCTAGCATGTTAGCCAGATCGGTTAGCATGTGGAGCAGTCGGCTGGCCCCTTGAGAGGCCGGGGGAGAGGAGTAGAAGTGGTAGAGGATCATGAGGGTACGCGGCGCCCACAACACGGCAAAAATGGACGTGATGGCCAGGAGGATGGCGGTGGTTTTGCCGGTGGAGTAGCCGCGCAGACGGAAGCAGCTGCGGCGTCTGCGCAGCTTGCGAACGATGACGGCGTTGAGGGAGAAGAAGACGGTGCAGGGGAGGAGGTAGACGGTGGCGCAGTGGGCCCACACCAGAACATGCTGGGCCACGGTTCTCCTGGCGCCCTCACCTTCTCCGCCACCGCCATCACCACCGCCACCACCCACTCCAGATAGGCTGTGCCACAGCTCA
This region includes:
- the gpr139 gene encoding probable G-protein coupled receptor 139, whose product is MEHSHIFPVFPPNGSSWSPGQLAQGCPLGPLPVIYYSVLLCLGLPANILTVVILSQLVLRRQKSSYNYLLALAAADILVLLLIVFVDFILEDFILATPLPPSLNNAVQVLEFSSIHTSIWITVPLTIDRYIAVCHPLRYHTVSYPARTRRVIFAVYIGCLLSAAPYYWWPELWHSLSGVGGGGGDGGGGEGEGARRTVAQHVLVWAHCATVYLLPCTVFFSLNAVIVRKLRRRRSCFRLRGYSTGKTTAILLAITSIFAVLWAPRTLMILYHFYSSPPASQGASRLLHMLTDLANMLALLNTGVNFFLYCFISKRFRGMAANVLRALVHCRKQAPPFYASHNFSITSSPWISPANSHCIKMLVYQYDKNGKPICISS